The Streptomyces sp. NBC_01298 genome contains the following window.
AGTACGCGCCGCCCTCCCCGCCCAGCAGCATCGGGTCGTTGCCCGTCAGCGCCGGCCGCCCGGCGTCCGTGCGGTACGCGGGCCAGCCCTCGGCCCCCTTCAGGGCGTCGGCCCGCGCGGTGTGCGCCGCGCCCCACACCGGGTAGTCGTCCAGGCCCGCCAGCTTGCCCCGCTGCCCACTGGCGGTGGTCGCTGCCGCCTGGACCAGCAGCACCAGCGCCAGTACGGCCGCCGCCGGCAAGGCCAGGCGCCGGTGGCGCAGCGCCCACCAGGCGGCCCCCGCCAGGACCAGGCCGCCGCCGAAGAGGGCGAGGCCCCACGGGGTCGCCAGCCCGCTCCCGCTCGCCCCGAGCAGGACGGCCCCCAGCACCCCGGCGCCGCCCGCCAGCGCCCACGGCCCGGGCGGGCCGGCCGACAGCCCCGCCCAGGCGGCCATCACCACGATCCCGGCCAGCACGAAGGTCTGCCGGTACGGGCTGCCGTTGGGCGTCGCGAAGAGGTGCCAGGCCAGGTGCGTCGGCATCCACTGGAAGGACAGCAGCACCAGCAGGACGAGCCCCGTCCACAGCAGCCGCTCCCGCCCGGCCACGGCCCGGTGCAAGGGCAGGGCCGCCGCGAGCAGCAGGGTCCCGGTGCCGATGAACAGGGCGGGGGAGGAGAAGGAGTAGGTGGCGGGCAGCAGCCGGGCCAGCAGGTCCTCGGCCGGCACCGGCACGAAGGGCTTGAACCACCCCGGGTAGGCCTGCTTCGAGCTGAGGAAGAGGGGCACGAGCACCGGCGCCGACAGGGCGACGCCGAGCGTGGTGGTCAGCGCCGCCCGCGCGAGGACCCGTAGCCGAGTCTTCGCACCCTCCCGGGTGAGGAGCAGCCGGACCAGCAGCACCAGGACCGCGCCCAGCGTGGCCATGTAGGCGGTGTAGAAGTTCGCCGTCCAGCAGAGCGCCACCACCACGACGGCCGCCACGGGCCGGCGCGCGCGCAGCGCCCACTCACCCGTCAGACACAGGAGCGGAAAGGCGATCAGCCCGTCCATCCACATCGGGTTGTACGAGGCCTCGATCACCGACCAGCCGCACAGCGCGTACGAGGCCCCGAGCAGCCCCGCCGCCCACCCCGGCCCGCGCCGCTGGGTGCGCAGCAGCCAGGCCATCGCCGCCGCCGCGGCCGCCGCCTTGAGCACGGTGACCACGTACACCGCGAGGTCGATGTCCTGGCGCGGGAACAGCCCCACCAGGACCGCGAACGGGCTGGTCAGATAGGTCCCGAGATCGGGCAGGAAGCTGGTCCCGTACCCGGACTGCCAGTTCAGCAGCAGTCCGCCCGCGGCGCGCCCGTGCAACAGGTCCCACAGGTGTGCGTGGAAGGGGACGAACTGATTGCCGAGGTCGTTGATGCTGCGGTGGCGCGGCCCGTACGGGAAGACGCGCGCCACCGCGTCTCCGGCGACCACGGCCGCCACCGTGACCAGGGCGGCGAGCGCCGAGCCGAACAGGGACGGGCGGCGCGGGGAGCGGTGCGGTGTCGACATGGTGGGCCGACCGTGGCACCCCGGGTGGGCCGAAGGGTGGCCATTGAGGGACGCGAACCCCAACACCCCCGGAATCGTTGGTCGAACCAGTGGCTCTGATCACCCCGACTGCATAACATCGATCACCGCACGGCCCTTGTGCACCGAAGCACAATCTCCCGGCCCTGGAGGCTCCTTTGCACCGTCGCACAGCGCTCTCCGTTTCCGCCGCCCTGCTCCTGGCGGCCCCTCTGCTGTCCGCGTGCTCGGGCGAAGCCCGCCCCGGCACCGCGGCCGTGATCGGCGGCGAACGGATCACCACCTCCGCGCTCCAGGCCCAGGTGAACGACGTCCGCACCGCACAGAACAGTTCCGAACACGCGGCCGAGCTCATCGCGGCCGTCCCACAGCTCGACCGGGTCAAGCTCAGCACGATGCTGCAGAGCCGGATCCTCGACCGGATGGCGAAGGACGCCGGGATCGAGGTCACCCCCAAGGAGCTCGAGGACGCCCGCAAGGCGTACGACGACGGCAACCGCGGGGCCGCCGCCTTCGAGGAGGCGATCCTGCAGAAGGCCGCCGTCGCCCCCGACCAGATCGAGCGCTGGGTCCGCGACCAGGTGCTCTTCGAGAAGCTGAACGCCAAGTACGGCGAGGGCAAGCTCGCCGAGCCCGCCGCGAAGGCCGCGGCCAAGCTCGGCATCGAGGTCAACCCGCGCTACGGGGTCTGGGACCCCCAGCGGGTCACCCTCGGCGAGCACTCGACCCCGTGGATCACCCAGGTCACCCGGCCCGAGCAGCCCCCGGCCGGGGCCTGAGCGCTCATGGCGGGGAGGTAGGTTCGGAGGGTGACTGACGACGTGTCCTCCGAGCCCACCGGCCGCATCGTGCTGCTGACCACCAGCCACCGGGTGGCCCCCGGCATGCTGTCCTGGCCCGCCTGGCAGACCCTGCGCGCCGCGGACCGGGTGCTGTGCGCCGACCCGGGCCACGTCCAGCTCCCCTACCTGCGCGAGGCCGGCGTCGACGTGGCCCTGGAGGCCCCCGACGCCCAGGCGCTGATCGAGGAGTGCGCCGGCGGGCACACCGTCGTCGTCCTGCTCAGCGGGGAGGGGGACCGGCGGCTCACCGACGGGCTGGCCCGCTTCGCCGGCTCGGGCCGGGTCGCCGTACCGGACCTGGAGCTGCTGCCGGGCTCGTACGACCTGCCCGGCGCACGCCTGCTCGACCTCGTCCAGGTCATGGACCGGGTCCGGCGCGAATGCCCCTGGACCTCGGAGCAGACCCACGAGGGACTGGCGAAGTACGCCATCGAAGAGGCCTACGAACTGGTCGAGGCCATCGAGGCCGGGGACCGGGAGGAACTGCGGGAGGAGCTCGGGGACGTCCTGCTCCAGGTGGTCTTCCACGCACGCATCGCGGAGGAGGGCGGCCCCGGTGAAGGCGAAGAGGACGAGCCGTTCTCCATCGACGACGTGGCCGGGGCCCTCGTCGAGAAGCTGATCCACCGGCACCCGCACGTCTTCGGCGACGCGACGGCGCGGACCCCCGAGGACGTGCACGCGCACTGGCAGCGCACCAAGCAGGAGGAGAAGCAGCGGGAGTCGGTGACCGACGGGATCCCGGTCGGACAGCCCGGTCTCGCGCTCGCGGCCAAGCTGGCGGGCCGCGCCCGTGCGGGGGCGGTGCCCGTGGAACTGCCCCGCGGGGAGGGCGTCGGGTACGAACTGCTGGAACTGGCGGCGCGCGCCGAGGCGGCGGGGACCGACCCCGAGACCGCGCTGCGCGCGGCGGCCCGGACCTACCGGGACGCGATCCGCAGGGCCGAGGGCGTCGGCGAGTAGCCCACGGCGGCGGGAGGCACCGGCGGCGTCAGGCACCGGCGGCGTCAGGCAGTGATGTCCTCAATGCTCCCGGGGAGCCCGGCCGGACGGGTTGTGCCAGTGCGGGTCGGGGCGGTTCAGGAACCACTCGCCGAAGCCCATCGGGCGGCTTCCGTCCTCCTGGCTCCTGCCACTGGCGGGTACGGAGTCGTAGAAGATCCCTTCGGGGCGCGCGCCGAGTTCCTCCAGGAGGTACGAGGTCTCCCGGATGAACTGCGGCGGACCGCTCAGGTAGACGTTCTGGTCGGGCCACAGCCCGCGGTTGCTGAGCGCCGTCGCCAGCCGGTCGGTGGCCTGGTTGCGGTGCCGGCCGGGGGCGGGGGTGATGTAGGTGACGCTCAGCCAGTCCAGGGAGTCCGCGTACGCGTCGATGAGCGGGCGGTCGTAGAGGTGTGCGGCGTCGCGTGCGACCACGAAGAGCCGCGCGTCCTGATCGGGAGGGTGTTCCGCCAGGTCCTCCAGCATCGCGCGGACCGGGGCCCAGCCGGTGCCGGCGGCTATGAAGCTGACCGGGCGGTCCTCGCGGCGGAAGGTCATCTGCCCGCCGGCCGCGCCGAGCCGCAGCACGTCCCCGGGCTGGGTCTCGCGGATCAGGGCGGTGCTGAGGCGGCCGCCCTCGATCCGGCTGACGTGCAGGTCGAGCGTGCCGTCGGCGCGGGGCGCGTTGCCCAGGGAGTACGTGCGCCAGGTCGTCGGCACCCGGTCGCTGCTCACGCTCGCGTACTGGCCGGGGACATGGGGGAAGTGCGCGTGCGGGCGGAGGGTCAGGACGCCGATGTCCTCCCCGTACAGCAGGTGGCGTACGACTTCCGCGTCCCACCAGGGCGGATCCTCGCTCTCGGCGGCGCCGGCCATCATCGCGTCCGCGATCACCTGGTACGCCTCTGACCAGGCCTTCTCCACCTGCGGGTGCCAGGCGGACCCGGAGGCCTCGGCGAGCGCGGCGATGAGGCTGGTGCCCACGGCCGCGTAGTGCTCGGGCCCCGCCAGGAACTTGCGGTGGTCGCGGCCGAGGTCGCGGAGATAGGGGACGAGCGTCTCGTTCTCCAGGTGGGCGATCACATGGGTGAGCGCGGCGAAGAGCCGGTCCCGTTGCCGTTCCATGTCTTCGAGGGAGGCCGGGAAGAGATCACGGACTCCGGGGTTGTGCCAGAAGAGGTGGGAGTAGAAGAACTTGACCGCGTGCTCGGCCCGTCTCTCCACCACCGCGAAGCTGCTTTTCAAGATCCTCACATCCACAAAACCGAAAGTAGGAACGCCGGGGAACGTGAGGTCAAGCCAGAGCCGATCTACGGACAGCCGCGATAAATGGCCCATATGGGGTGATGGGTGGCGGGCGGGATACGGTCTCCGGGTGCACGAGCAGACTCCCGCAGCCCCCGAAGAGCCCGCCGCCGACCAGTCCGTGGACGGATCCGCGCCCCTCTCCACCGCCGTCTCCGACTCCCCTCCGACCCTGTTCGACTGGGAGTTCGCGACCGACCCGTACCCGGCGTACGCCTGGCTGCGCGAGCACGCCCCCGTGCACCGCACCACGCTCCCCAGCGGGGTCGAGGCCTGGCTCGTCACCCGGTACGCCGACGCCCGCCAGGCCCTCGCCGACCAGCGGCTCAGCAAGAACCCGGCGCATCACGAGGGCTCCGCACACGCCAAGGGCCGCACCGGGATCCCCGGGGAGCGCAAGGCGGAACTGATGACCCACCTCCTCAACATCGACCCGCCGGACCACACCCGGCTGCGCCGGCTGGTGTCGAAGGCGTTCACCCCGCGCAGGGTCGCCGAGTTCGCTCCGAGGGTGCAGGAGCTGACCGACCACCTCATCGACCGGTTCGCGGAGAAGGGGGAGGCGGACCTCATCCACGAGTTCGCCTTCCCGCTCCCCATCTACGCCATCTGCGAGATGCTCGGCGTACCGCGAGAGGACCAGGACGACTTCCGCGACTGGGCGGGAATGATGATCCGGCACGGCGGCGGGCCGCGCGGCGGCGTGGCCCGGTCCGTGAAGCAGATGCGCACCTATCTCGGGGAGCTCATCCACCGCAAGCGCGACGACCTCGGCGACGACCTGATCTCCGATCTGATCCGGGCGAGCGACCACGGTGACCACCTGACGGAGGCCGAGGCCACCGCCATGGCCTTCATCCTCTTGTTCGCGGGGTTCGAAACCACGGTCAACCTCATCGGCAACGGGGTCCACTCCCTCTTCATGAACCCGGAGCAGCGCGAGCGGCTCCAGCTCTCCCTCGCCGCGGGCGAGACCGGACTGCTGGAGACCGGCGTGGAGGAGCTGCTGCGCTACGACGGCCCGGTGGAGCTGGCCACCTGGCGGTTCGCCACCGAGTCCTTCGCCCTCGGCGGCCGGGACATCGCGGCGGGAGATCCGGTCCTGGTGGTCCTGGCGGCGGCCGACCGGGACCCCGAACGGTTCGCCGACCCGGACACCCTGGACCTCTCTCGGACGGACAACCAGCACCTCGGGTACGGGCACGGCATCCACTACTGCCTGGGCGCCCCGCTCGCCCGGCTCGAAGGGCAGACCGCCCTCGCGACCCTGCTGACGCGGCTGCCCGATCTGGAACTCGCCGTGGCACCCGAAGAGCTGCGCTGGCGCGGTGGGCTCATCATGCGGGGGCTGCGGACGCTGCCGGTCCGCTTCAGCGCCGAATCGAAGGCCCAAAACACCTGAAACCGGCCTGATCTGAAGTCAGTTCACCGCCCAAACTTGTGACAGGCGTTCGAAGGCCGCTAGGTTCTGCCGTTACCCCGCCGTTATGCGAAAGGTGCAGCCTCATGCGTTCCGGGAACGGCCGCCACAGACGCCCCCGACAAGTGCCCGCACTTGTCGTCACCGCCGGAGTCACCGGCACCGCGCTCGCCCTGCCGCTGCTCGCCGCCACGGGCGCGAGCGCGGCGGAGACCTCCACATGGGACAAGGTCGCCGAATGCGAGAGCGGCGGCACGTGGAGTGCCAACTTCGGCGGCGGCGCGTACGGCGGGCTGCAGTTCACCCAGGAGCAGTGGAAGAGGGCCGGCGGGCTCGACTTCGCCGAGCGCGCCGACCTGGCCAGCCGCTCCCAGCAGATCGCGGTCGCCGAGCGCGTGCTGGCTTCCCAGGGCCCCCAGGCGTGGCCGCTGTGCGGAGTGCCGGCCGGCCTGACCCAGGACGCGCCCGCCGCCGAGGTGGACCCGGGCCTGCCCAGCGGTTCCGGATCCGCCTCCCCGGCCCCCTCCCGCCCGGACGAGGCCGTGCCGCACGCCGGCTCGGGCAAGCCGTCAACGGACTTCGGGGCCCCCACGCCGAAGACCCCGGCTCCCGAGGCCCCGTCGGCCTCGGCGCGGCCCGACTACCCGATCGGCGTGCCCGGCGAACTGCCCGTCATGCCCGCGCCGGACCTGGAGACGCCCCCGGGACTCCCGGGCGACCCGACGGTTCCCACGAGCCCGGTGGACCCCACCGCCCCAGTGGCGCCGCCGTCCGGGGACCCGACCGCTCCGGTCGGCCCCACCGCGCCGGTGGCTCCGCCGTCGGGGGACCCGACGGCTCCGGTGTCCCCGTCCGACCCGTCCGACCCGTCCGACCCGTCCAACCCGGGTGACCCGACGAACCCCGGGGACGCGGCGAACCCGACCAACCCGGGGAACTCCGCGAACCCGTCAAATCCGGTCAACCCGGTTGATCCCACAGCCCCGACGGCTCCGGCCGCACCCGGCGCGTCCACCGCTCCGGGCGCGACGCCGACCCCCGGTGCGGCCTCCGGTTCGGCTTCCGGTTCGACCGAGGGCGGCGGCAAGCACCGCGGCCCGGCCGCGGTCGAGACGGCCTCCGGGTCTGATGCCGCGTCGGAGTCCACGTACACCGTGAAGGCGGGCGACAGCCTCATCGAGATCGCGGACGCCAACGGAGTGAAGGGTGGCTGGAAGGGTCTCTACGAGGCCAACGAGCAGGTCATCGGCGGCGATGCGGACCTGATCAAGCCCGGCCAGAATCTGGATCTAACGCACCAATAGGGGCACTTAAGCCGCCCGGAACCAGCTGATTGTCCGTTTTCTGTAAGTGAGACATGTGTCTCTTCAGGTCAACTGGCGTGTCCGGCCCGGAGGGTTCCGCAAACCCCGCCCTCACCTGCGCAAACGTCCTTCCGGGGAGCGCAAGTAGGCACCGTTTTCCCCCGATGTTGCTCGTTGAACATCGGGGGGAGACCTGTCTACCTTCTGAATCGCTCGCCACCGCGGGCTCCTTCGACCGCATCGCCGAATCCTGCCGGCGGACGGAGGGAACACTCGTCGCGTAAAGCGCCGAAGGCAGGAGCGGGGGAACCAAGGTAGGCGCCGGTAGCGGCCGTTGAGAGACGGTCACAACGCCGGCTAGGGGTTAAGACGAGCGCTAGGTCGCTCGGCCGGGCACTCACTCGCCCGAACCCGACAGCTCACCTCGTAGGCGTCGGTGAGGAGAACTCCATGCTGCTTTCGGGCAAGGGCAAGCACCGTCGCGGTTCCAAGGCCGTCCGCATCGTCACCCTCGCCGGTGTCGCCGGTGTCACCGTGGCCGCGCCGCTGATGGCCGCGGGCACCGCTTCCGCCGCGACCGGCGCCGAGTGGGACCGGGTCGCCTCCTGCGAGTCCGGCGGCAACTGGTCCATCAACACGGGCAACGGCTACTACGGCGGCCTGCAGTTCTCGTCCTCCACCTGGGCCGCGTACGGCGGCAAGGCGTACGCCGCGCAGGCCAACCAGGCCTCCAAGGGCCAGCAGATAGCCATCGCCGAGAAGGTCCTCAAGGGCCAGGGCAAGGGCGCCTGGCCGTCCTGCGGCGTCGGCCTGTCGAACTCCTCCTACACCGGCGGCGGCTCGGGGACGACCACCCCCTCCAAGCCGAAGACGCAGCCGAAGCCGGCCGCGCCGAAGACGAAGCCGAAGACCGAGGCTCCGAAGAAGGAGACCAAGCGCGTCGAGGCTCCGACGACCCGCTCCGAGCGTCCGGCCGCCGCGCCGAAGACGGGCAACGGCTCCTACGAGGTCAAGTCCGGCGACACGCTGGGCGCGATCGCCGACGCGAACAACGTGTCCGGTGGCTGGGAGAAGCTCTTCGAGCTCAACAAGGAGATCGTGTCGGACGCGAACCTGATCTACCCCGGCCAGAAGCTGAACCTCAGCTGAAAGCCGTGAGAACGCTCGCGGCCGCTTTCGCGACGCGCAGTAGTTCCACCGCGTAGTTCCACCAGCGATTCCACCGCCCGGCGCGTAACCCCCTTCGCGCCGGGCGGTGCTGTGTGCGGATGTCCCCGGTCTGACGGAGCCTCCGAAAGGCCGATGATCAAGGGTCCTATGTCCTGTAAGAGGGGCATTCAGGCCCTTTTTCGTCCCAGCCCCCGGGCGGTCGGCTGGCCGAGTGCCCGGAGGCGGTTAGGCTCTAAGCGGCAAGGCCATCCCACGGCCTGACACGCCACCGCACACCCAGCGTCACATCCCAGAAGGAGATGCTCGTGCCGTCCATCGACGTCGTCGTAGCCCGGGAAATCCTGGACTCCCGAGGCAACCCCACGGTCGAGGTCGAGGTGGGCCTCGACGATGGCAGCACCGGCCGTGCTGCAGTCCCGTCCGGCGCCTCCACCGGAGCGTTCGAAGCCGTAGAGCTCCGTGACGGTGACCCCAACCGTTACTTCGGCAAGGGCGTAGAGAAGGCCGTCCTCGCCGTCATCGAGCAGCTCGGCCCGGAGCTCGTCGGCTACGACGCCACCGAGCAGCGCCTGATCGACCAGGCGATGATCGACCTGGACGCCACCGAGAACAAGGGCTCCCTCGGCGCCAACGCCATCCTGGGCGTCTCCCTCGCCGTCGCGCACGCCGCGTCCGAGGCCTCGGACCTCCCGCTGTTCCGCTACCTCGGCGGCCCGAACGCGCACCTGCTGCCCGTTCCGATGATGAACATCCTGAACGGTGGGTCGCACGCCGACTCCAACGTCGACATCCAGGAGTTCATGATCGCCCCGATCGGCGCGGAGTCCTTCTCCGAGGCCCTTCGCTGGGGTGCCGAGGTCTACCACACCCTCAAGAAGGTCCTGCACACCAAGGGCCTCTCCACCGGTCTCGGCGACGAGGGCGGCTTCGCGCCGAACCTCGAGTCGAACCGCGCCGCGCTTGACCTCATCGTCGAGGCCATCAAGCAGGCCGGCTACGTCCCGGGCACCCAGATCGCGCTCGCGCTCGACGTCGCCGCGTCCGAGTTCTACAAGGACGGCAACTACGAGTTCGAGGGCAAGTCCCGCTCGGCCGCCGAGATGACCGACTACTACG
Protein-coding sequences here:
- a CDS encoding YfhO family protein, whose product is MSTPHRSPRRPSLFGSALAALVTVAAVVAGDAVARVFPYGPRHRSINDLGNQFVPFHAHLWDLLHGRAAGGLLLNWQSGYGTSFLPDLGTYLTSPFAVLVGLFPRQDIDLAVYVVTVLKAAAAAAAMAWLLRTQRRGPGWAAGLLGASYALCGWSVIEASYNPMWMDGLIAFPLLCLTGEWALRARRPVAAVVVVALCWTANFYTAYMATLGAVLVLLVRLLLTREGAKTRLRVLARAALTTTLGVALSAPVLVPLFLSSKQAYPGWFKPFVPVPAEDLLARLLPATYSFSSPALFIGTGTLLLAAALPLHRAVAGRERLLWTGLVLLVLLSFQWMPTHLAWHLFATPNGSPYRQTFVLAGIVVMAAWAGLSAGPPGPWALAGGAGVLGAVLLGASGSGLATPWGLALFGGGLVLAGAAWWALRHRRLALPAAAVLALVLLVQAAATTASGQRGKLAGLDDYPVWGAAHTARADALKGAEGWPAYRTDAGRPALTGNDPMLLGGEGGAYYSSHTPDLFTRTMVALGAGWTSRGRNVQSLDNPVTDAVFSVGARLRPDGTVARAEVPPLVTVRPPGAEPAYGASPFANQELLLGARVYEDPLSPGVCRAGTEAFLWAPEYNGTARLADGAAFRLSANPPRNRAALQPLGPSHGPASALLFEGAAPAHRQLSCLDRSLLTAAVARLRATAAVSVRVGSSGVHAVLPPGSTGTAVLSVPAIAGWTCNGRPASARLGLVAIPLDGRTTAVACTFRPPGLVPGAAVAAGALLVLAALVALPALRRRTRPEPQRT
- a CDS encoding SurA N-terminal domain-containing protein; its protein translation is MHRRTALSVSAALLLAAPLLSACSGEARPGTAAVIGGERITTSALQAQVNDVRTAQNSSEHAAELIAAVPQLDRVKLSTMLQSRILDRMAKDAGIEVTPKELEDARKAYDDGNRGAAAFEEAILQKAAVAPDQIERWVRDQVLFEKLNAKYGEGKLAEPAAKAAAKLGIEVNPRYGVWDPQRVTLGEHSTPWITQVTRPEQPPAGA
- a CDS encoding nucleoside triphosphate pyrophosphohydrolase, which gives rise to MTDDVSSEPTGRIVLLTTSHRVAPGMLSWPAWQTLRAADRVLCADPGHVQLPYLREAGVDVALEAPDAQALIEECAGGHTVVVLLSGEGDRRLTDGLARFAGSGRVAVPDLELLPGSYDLPGARLLDLVQVMDRVRRECPWTSEQTHEGLAKYAIEEAYELVEAIEAGDREELREELGDVLLQVVFHARIAEEGGPGEGEEDEPFSIDDVAGALVEKLIHRHPHVFGDATARTPEDVHAHWQRTKQEEKQRESVTDGIPVGQPGLALAAKLAGRARAGAVPVELPRGEGVGYELLELAARAEAAGTDPETALRAAARTYRDAIRRAEGVGE
- a CDS encoding globin domain-containing protein — encoded protein: MRILKSSFAVVERRAEHAVKFFYSHLFWHNPGVRDLFPASLEDMERQRDRLFAALTHVIAHLENETLVPYLRDLGRDHRKFLAGPEHYAAVGTSLIAALAEASGSAWHPQVEKAWSEAYQVIADAMMAGAAESEDPPWWDAEVVRHLLYGEDIGVLTLRPHAHFPHVPGQYASVSSDRVPTTWRTYSLGNAPRADGTLDLHVSRIEGGRLSTALIRETQPGDVLRLGAAGGQMTFRREDRPVSFIAAGTGWAPVRAMLEDLAEHPPDQDARLFVVARDAAHLYDRPLIDAYADSLDWLSVTYITPAPGRHRNQATDRLATALSNRGLWPDQNVYLSGPPQFIRETSYLLEELGARPEGIFYDSVPASGRSQEDGSRPMGFGEWFLNRPDPHWHNPSGRAPREH
- a CDS encoding cytochrome P450 family protein codes for the protein MDGSAPLSTAVSDSPPTLFDWEFATDPYPAYAWLREHAPVHRTTLPSGVEAWLVTRYADARQALADQRLSKNPAHHEGSAHAKGRTGIPGERKAELMTHLLNIDPPDHTRLRRLVSKAFTPRRVAEFAPRVQELTDHLIDRFAEKGEADLIHEFAFPLPIYAICEMLGVPREDQDDFRDWAGMMIRHGGGPRGGVARSVKQMRTYLGELIHRKRDDLGDDLISDLIRASDHGDHLTEAEATAMAFILLFAGFETTVNLIGNGVHSLFMNPEQRERLQLSLAAGETGLLETGVEELLRYDGPVELATWRFATESFALGGRDIAAGDPVLVVLAAADRDPERFADPDTLDLSRTDNQHLGYGHGIHYCLGAPLARLEGQTALATLLTRLPDLELAVAPEELRWRGGLIMRGLRTLPVRFSAESKAQNT
- a CDS encoding LysM peptidoglycan-binding domain-containing protein, with the translated sequence MPALVVTAGVTGTALALPLLAATGASAAETSTWDKVAECESGGTWSANFGGGAYGGLQFTQEQWKRAGGLDFAERADLASRSQQIAVAERVLASQGPQAWPLCGVPAGLTQDAPAAEVDPGLPSGSGSASPAPSRPDEAVPHAGSGKPSTDFGAPTPKTPAPEAPSASARPDYPIGVPGELPVMPAPDLETPPGLPGDPTVPTSPVDPTAPVAPPSGDPTAPVGPTAPVAPPSGDPTAPVSPSDPSDPSDPSNPGDPTNPGDAANPTNPGNSANPSNPVNPVDPTAPTAPAAPGASTAPGATPTPGAASGSASGSTEGGGKHRGPAAVETASGSDAASESTYTVKAGDSLIEIADANGVKGGWKGLYEANEQVIGGDADLIKPGQNLDLTHQ
- a CDS encoding transglycosylase family protein; its protein translation is MLLSGKGKHRRGSKAVRIVTLAGVAGVTVAAPLMAAGTASAATGAEWDRVASCESGGNWSINTGNGYYGGLQFSSSTWAAYGGKAYAAQANQASKGQQIAIAEKVLKGQGKGAWPSCGVGLSNSSYTGGGSGTTTPSKPKTQPKPAAPKTKPKTEAPKKETKRVEAPTTRSERPAAAPKTGNGSYEVKSGDTLGAIADANNVSGGWEKLFELNKEIVSDANLIYPGQKLNLS
- the eno gene encoding phosphopyruvate hydratase, with translation MLVPSIDVVVAREILDSRGNPTVEVEVGLDDGSTGRAAVPSGASTGAFEAVELRDGDPNRYFGKGVEKAVLAVIEQLGPELVGYDATEQRLIDQAMIDLDATENKGSLGANAILGVSLAVAHAASEASDLPLFRYLGGPNAHLLPVPMMNILNGGSHADSNVDIQEFMIAPIGAESFSEALRWGAEVYHTLKKVLHTKGLSTGLGDEGGFAPNLESNRAALDLIVEAIKQAGYVPGTQIALALDVAASEFYKDGNYEFEGKSRSAAEMTDYYAELVEAYPLVSIEDPLFEDDWAGWKTLTDRLGSKVQIVGDDLFVTNPERLARGIEEGSANALLVKVNQIGSLTETLDAVEMAQRNGFKCMMSHRSGETEDVTIADLAVAVNCGQIKTGAPARSDRVAKYNQLLRIEEILDDAAVYAGRSAFPRFKG